The genomic stretch AACCAGTCTGAATAGGGTTGAGAGCTTATACTGAACCTTTGCATTTCAGGCTAGATTTTAATTACtgcataaaaaaaacacttcaaaaaAGACACTATAAAAGAAATCTCACACCTCATGgtcaacatgaaaaaaaaaaatctaaatgtaaTAAGTTACTAGACATCACTAACAGCTGGAAGCTTCCATGGAATAGTAGAGTAGTAGTATCTTACTTATTCTGTATATTTTCTGGAATATATACGTTTTGTACATTTCTGGACTCCTAAGTCGATGAATTTCCTGGAATTCCCTCTAGTAGAGAAGCTTCTGGAGTGGGAAATGTCTTGATTATATGGAATACAGACGTACTAACCGTCCAGGAACCTTACAAAAAACACAGGCAGAATAACAACTTCTATGATAAACATTATTCCCGTAAGAGAGCTAGACAGATGCTAATAAAttctaaaacaaaatacatgCCCATAGTTTCAACACTATTAAAGTTACACACAGAGCTCTACACAAagaataagacaaaaaaaaacaaaccatggGAATACATCTGTCCTAGGGGTGAACTTAACTTGTGACCCTCACAGTCGTATGATTTCCTGCCCTGAGGCTACACAGTAGTGACAAGGGGAAAACAAGGTAAAGAACTGGCTCAGTAACTCATGTCAAAACATCCTTTGTCCTTTTAGGCAGAAGGTGTTAACACATGAAGATAAATGAGTCAAGGTCAGAAACTCGACCGTTAAAACACATCTGGATGAGAGACATTTCTCTAGCTAAAAGAAGGGAGGATCAGCATTAAGAAGTGAAATAACGTACCCTTTAGTATTTGTTTATCACAGCGTATCTTTTATACATCCCAGATATTCTGACATTCTTCAAGTCATCAGAAAATAGTGAAATTAGCCCTTCTCTATTAAGACAAGCTCATTTTGCaataaaaatactgcatttagTTCATACCGGCCTCCATATTACTATCAGGCACTCGCATGTGCATCTATCaaagcaatgtttttttttcctcacaacTTTGTTAATGGCACTGAACTGCCATCACTGTTGAAATATCATCATCAGTACAATACAAACGTTCCCAACCTGACCAGCATGAGCATTATTCGTCTTCATCCCACATACAGagctgtttgtgtggtgtgtagaAGTCAAAGCGATAGCCTTTGCTGCAGCTCTTGATGCCACACTTGTAGGGACTCGGTCCATGACCTCGACAGTACTTCAGCACGCACGGATACCACTCCAGTCTCAGGGTGTAGCTGCAGGTGCAGGGTTGCCAGGGGTCAGCAGTGGAGCTGCAGATCTGCATGACTGGATCCTCTGGCTTTGGGGGCATTGCTTCAAATATGGAGCCATCCACTCCTGCACAAAAATGTAAGGTTGGGGAGAAAAAGTTACAATGAATTACTTTTCAGTTATATATCTCCAGTCTAAAACTATAGAAGCAAACTCCggacaataaacatgttttggcTGTTTTACAACAtttagaggaagagaaaaatgGTATCCGATGTCTTGACTCTTGTAACAAGCTGATACAGTACATTAGCGCAAGCCAGTCAAGATCCAATATGCATTATGCAATAAACTGCATAATGTCACAGCCACTGTATGCAATAAAAATTATGTGTTAATGAAAAGTATGAGCTTCAGACACTAACCCTTCTCCAGCCAGAGTTTGACGTCTTGTTCTCGCGTGTAGACGAAGTCTTGAGCATCTCTGCAGATGTTGTGAATGTGGGAGCTGAGGCGCCAGGCTGAAGTCAGGTTCACCGCCACATTAACAGTCATCTGCTCCACCCCACGCTTGTCCTCCGCCATCCGAACAATATGAGGGTTTTTCTGAAAAGTTTGGACAATAATACAGCATTTTACACCACATGTAGACTATTtaattcaggttttttttttccaaaaatatatttcatatttgaatTTGTATGATGACTCCAGTTAACCCAAGAAATCTTGTCAGTTCTTCAGGAGTTGCAGGGTAAATGCTTAGAAGAGGAAAATGACACACAGTAGCACAAGGCAGTGGAGGCAAACATGTGAGGCACATCCACCACTTCTTTTTGAACCTCCActactccccccacccccatcttcTTTAATTTGTACACGTtagaatattttataataataatattaataacatgtaattatttgtcattgaacaatgaaatgtgtcttccgcagtGAACAaaagtgcactaggggctgtgaacacacccagagaggCAGGCAGCCACCTccagtgcccagggagcaggTGTGGGTTTGGTATCTAGGAATAACTGGTAAACATTTCTGttcatgtttatattttcaataaatatgaattgcagtaaaaaatgacaaatgttcTATAAGATAAAAGCCACTGAGTGAATTTGAAGGCCAAATCTTACTTGTCTCAGTCGGACCATGGCTTCGCTGGGGATTATCTCTCCATGCTCCAGAGCTGTGATGAAACATAGAGCCTGGTACTGTGTCTGACCTCGTTCAGGTTCACCTAGAACCAATGCACGGAGGATCTTCACATGCTGTGAACAACACAACCAGCAGCATTAGTAAGAAAAAAAGTCAGTCAAATGGGTTCTGTCAGTCACaaatattatgtttttgttCTGCCCACAatgagtgcaccttaaagtagatCATTTCACTAGTTATAAGagatgtctacaaacatttttgGCAATTTTCATAAAACCATGAGTGCGTTCAGTGTCCCATGAAGAAGGTGTAACGTGACTACAGTAATACTCTCATTATAATTGAACCACAACCAAAAGATATCACAGAATAGTCCTATCTACGTGATTTTTACACAGGTCATGCAAATATCGTGGCCTAACTGGTTTTCCTAATGGAGCAAAAACTGGCAAAGAAACAATTCAAATGAGTCACAGAGAAGATAAGTTGAGAccatgaacacagtggtgaaaaATTAGCCATATCAAATACATAGACAGCTTTTAATTTCCTACACAACCAGATCCATCATTGTATGACTTCACCAGAAGAGGCACCTAAGGTTTTGAAGCCAAAAATAATTCTATATTGTTTGGGAAGAGCTGTGTACAGAATATCACTTGTCAAGCATTAACAAAGTATTGCATTCACAGATGGACGTTCATTATCTATAACGGCTTGTCCCGTTCAGGGTCGCAGAGGGtacagagtctacctggaatcattgggcgcaaggcaggaatacattgGAATACAACACatcttttacattgacttctgaagaaagttaagaaggttttatcttgctcctgtaaagttactattttaagagatacacatttttatttggacagccaCAATGTTTTTGAAATGACAAATGCCATTGTATATAAAAGCTTCTGCTTCACTGGGCCTAGGCTAATCAATTAATAAGTGACACACGGATTCATAGACTCCTTTAAAATATTGTTCAGTGAGGCTTTACTGAAAATTCGATTCAATCTGAACCATACAAAGTCAACAACAGGAGAAACTGTTACATATCCATGTTAAAGTAGATCTAGCTTAAGCTGTATTAAACTCAGAGTGGGGTGTGAACAAACAGTACAGTTAGCTTGACGCTTATGGGTGACTCGGTTAAAactgtattaaatatttatatgaatatttaGTTTAAGTGCTATTAATAATGATAAGCTCTGTGTTGAACTggtttcattattgtttttttttgtaaatcttTTTTAAGAGAAAGTATTTGGGAATCTCTGAAAGATAATGTGGACTGTATATATACGCTGCAACTCCACTGAAAGTGAAACAGGGAATGAAGCAACAGACGGTGACGCTCAGCAGACCAAGACACATGAAACTCAAGCTTGATCTCCTTCCGTGACCCCAGATCCTCAGATGACCTAAGGACCTTCACACACAGCCAGCATGAGAAAGACAGCGCTCATATAAAACTGATAAATGTTGAAACTGCATAATATAGTATTTCACTACCACAATGCCTCTTCTGTTGCCTGACTGCTCCAGTATGAAGTCCATGAGGAACACTGTGTACTATGAAGCTTAGTGCCATCGAAGCTGTGGCTGTAAGTGTAAAGGATCAGAAATGGCAAGCCAGAGTGCTAAAATTCAGCAAGCAGAGCAGCGTTAGCACTGGCTAGGAAACAGTAACCAGAGCCAATCCGAAGCCAGAGTGCGTGTAATTAAGACACACGGAAGGTGACATTCCAACCCTAAGAGCTAAAGTTGGACCTTTTAACATTCAGAGAAGGGGGTGGGGTGCCAAAACTAGGGATCTTCAAGCAGGACCTACTCTGGATTAGTGCGATCAAAGGTCACGGGGCTAGAGCTCCACACTGAGGAGAGTTCCTTTGAAAATCACTGGATATTTAAAGCACAAACAGTTTTGCATTACAAAATAATCAGTagaattttttttccaattcaGTTTGTGATAAATCCCACCAGTGTAGTCTTTCTACACTGACCAGAATATTTTGCTCTGAACAAAGTCCACTGCCCCACAGTCCAATACTGGTGGGCTTTACACTCCTCTGGTGTCACTTGGCTTTGAACATGATGACCTTAGGGTcgtgtgtagctgctccagagcttaaCATTTCTAAAGAAATAATACAAACAGTGTGCacgtctgtgtccacaatgtgtGTATGTTAAAGTAGGCTAAACATTTGCTGTCCTTTCAGTAATTAAATAGTGGGAGTATTGGTTCCCCCTCCAACTTTCCAACCTGACCACAGAGTACGGCAGACACAtacggggaaaaaaaacacatgttcccAAATCGGCCTGTGTTATATAACTGACATAACTGGCTGAATTCTTTATCCAGACTCTTTCAGGGTTCTTAAACATGAGACATACACGCTTAACTGTGTAAGGAACTTTCTATCTGATCGAACCTGCATAACCCTGATTCAGTGCGCCATTCAGTACACGAAGGATAAACAAGACCCCACCTCAGCAGATAAAGTTTTcaactagatgttggaacatttgtgTTACAGACTGTGGCATTCACCATGAGAATGAGAGCATGATAATCACCGCTGTCCATCTGCTGCTAATTAGTGTATTATGTTTACACTAGTCTACAATGATTGCATTTCTGTTTTAATTAGTATAATAGTATACTACAATTCATTTCACTAACATCACTCTCAGTGTGAACTGTGATTGGTCGTCCCTCCCTAGAATTTATTGTTTAATGTTATAGTACTTATCTTGCATTGTTGCACAGGTTTGCACTTGTCAACTTCATGTGATCTTGTGTGagttgttttatgtagcaccttagTTCTGGAGGGAAGCTGTTTCTTTTCACTACGCACTGTAAACTGCCATATGGTTGAAATGCCGTGAGAGTAATAGTGAGTAAACGGACTGATGTGGGATGATTAGGTATCCCATTTctattcatgcttttctgtggttGCACTGTAAAGCAACTGAATTTATTCAATGTTTATGAATGTATGGACATGGATTAAGAGTTTAGAATGTACACTTTCCAAAGTGCTTAGCTCACTTGTTTTAGTGAACTATGGGTGAGAAGttattaaacaaaatgtaaaaagatatacgtgtatctgtgtatattttacTCCTACTCTTGTCACTTACTGCTGTAGAAATCTGTTCCTGGACCAGCTTGAGTGCTTCTGCTTCACTTGAAACTGTGAAACTCATTAGTCAGATGCTGGTAAGGTGtgggcaataaataaatatataaataaaaatcctgCTGTTACCGATATTATCtatggaaaaaaatgttttgactCGCTGAAGTTTGGAAAAGCTCATTATAAGTTTCTTATTcattttatatagttattaCATGTACATATGTGTACTTAAACGCTGCACTCTGCTAAACAGGTTCAACAGATTTtagatacatttatttattttggcacCTAAAGCAAACTGTCAATTGTCAATTTATCTGTATAAACAATGATGAAAATCATGATAATCAATTAAATTGATGGATTCTGCATGTTTGACTCAAGTGTGTGCGTTTTTTGCCCTCACCACGTTTATTCCAGTTTTCTTAGACAGTTATTAACCTGTAATTCTCTTCATTGCTCTGGGTTTTCCCCACTACAACTGGAATTTTTCTGATGAATTTCAGGTTTTTACGCCCTTTGCAATTTTCCCACTTTGCAATTAGTTTACTTTGGTGTAAACTTCAGCaggtatctgtttgtgtttttctctgcTTTGTACAACTTTGTAAAACCTGTAAAAATAGACAATCTGTGCTTCCAAAAAACAGAACATCACACTGGGTGTGTTGTGTCCTGCGGGTTACATTCATGTCCACAGCTCTAAGGTCCAGTAAAGAGTAGAGATCTTTACCACTTTCCCTGCTTTGGACGCTGATGGATGTTGAGCTTTCTCCTCAGATAATAGCTATACCTTTACAACCATTTCCTCTCTGGAATGACTTGGCTGCAGTGGTCAGTCTGACTGTAACGGCTCTCTGGCATCTTAACAGTCTCACTCTGTTCAGGTTTCTCTACACTGATGGGAGCTGATTTGAAGCACATGCCACAAGTCTGGCTTCGGGGCTGAAGAAAAGATGCTCTGTGCTGGGGAAACTGAGCTAAATAGTAAATACAAACTCTGTTTGTGTCCACTGACACTGATTTTAAAGATATGGGAATTTTATACAATAAGTGCAATTGAACTGTTATATTATTAGGATTTGTTCACTTTGactttattatgttttttatttatttattatatttattacatttataatttattatttaatttcaattttattattaatgctaCAAAGTAAGATCCATGTCCTGGCTTCAGTTAATTCTACAGCTAAACAACTGGATATAATTACACTCTTCTTTTAAGAAgttatatattgatttatttaaaagaaaatgttttgtatttCGTTTTAATACACCAAACACAGGTCTACAACCCACAATGTTACCGATATCCAGCCACTCATTAATCTAGGTAACTGTAAACCGTGTAATTAAAGAGTGCAGTTATTTACTGCTCTAGTAAACCCCATATTCGGCAAGACATTCACAGCAACTCTCAGCGCTTCTGTCCACTCACCTGTTTGAAATCAGCCAGGAAAGTGATGAGAGCTCCATCCGCTTGTTTTAACTCCACAGAGATGATGTCCCTCTCACTGTCCGCTTCTATAATCTCTTCAGATATCTGCCCATCCCCTAACCTGACCAGAACCCTCAGCTCAGAACCTGAACCAGAACTcgacagcaacagcagcagagccacggagaggaggagagagagaggagaaatcTCCCTCGGGTTCATTACAAATACCGAGACACCCGCTCCACACTCATTTAACACAACAATGGGACATTTCTCCTCAGGAACTGAACCCCAAAAACCTCTCCACACAGAGTTTCAGAGCTCACACTCATCCCCTCCGCTCCTCCACCGAGGCACAAACACCGCTGCCGACTCTCCGCTTCAGTCTGAAGGCGAACTTCTGGCGTTTGGGATAAATTTACCGTCGCTTTCCTTCACTTTCTGACCGTACTTTTCTCCTCAGAGTTACAACTTTCCCCTCAACGCTACACTCCCCCGTCACTTCCTTCCAATCTCAGCCCACACtcagttgtttgtttttattcccaCCCGTTTTCAAACAGGCCCCGCCCGTTTCCCGACAGGCCCCGCCCACTTCAGTAGTGCCAAGGCGTTCAAAGATGTATACAGGGATTTTACAGAAGGGGGAACTCAACggaaatattcaaaatggaacgacacaaacacatttcatgATCAggtctttgtatttgtttagtCTTTCTTCAGAATAGAGACCTTATTCACAGTCACTGTTCGTGGGCAATTAGCAtcatatcattaaaaaaaaagaagaaattattTTCTCGAGATCTAAAATATAAGGAGTGCaagttattttataattattgtgAAATTGCACATaattatattcaaatattatttaaagtaCAATCTTgtggtttaaataaaaatgaaatgattttttttcagctggaaATTAAGCTGAATATTTCTCGTGACATTGTACATTATGCTACTTCTGTAAAGTACATCTGACACGACATAATACCGAGCATATTCTGTTTTAAAACTAATGAAATAATCGCTCATGAAAAGTTAAATCATTGAGTAAATAAACGTATCAGACTCTAAGAATTCTTCACATAAACAAGAGGAGCTGAAGTTTGTCAGGCATCCTGACTGTGGAAGAACAGGCTGAAATGGGGCAAACAGCATAcagcagagcaacagagggaTTACACTCcgtagttgtagaactacaaaatgtgCCTGTATATTCAgcgaagctgagagaatggacagtgagtggagaaagAAGGAGGAGGTCATGTTTGACTGGTGTATGTTCCCAGGTCTGATTAATCAGCGCAGGGACTAGACTCACATCAGACTTGGGTTCCCAGATTCAAGAGGGGCCCACCCAGTAAACAaagaacgtccctggacgttcaaaataggtctaaaagtagtctgtccgtcaaggacatattttaaacgtcaatggacgtccaaaatccatcttaattagttagttaagtggtgaccaatcgataacgtcagtggacgtccaaaacgcgttttgtacaagtaatttatttcgggaccaattaataacgtccatggacgtccaaaatacgtcaaATAGTCGtctttcaatgtctgtgtttggacgtcttttcagctttcattttcaaccttaagagaacgttgattagacggcagtcattacgttatttcaacgttgaatcaacggctaaatgtttactggccATCAGCAACACATCAGCACACAACAGCGACTTTAAATGctacaacacaaaacaacacttCCAGCAGAAAATGAGCACTCCCAGCATTCACAGAATGGTCTACAACAGAGAAGACTTCTTTTCATCACAGAATCAATCAACTAATTAAATCAAcccatcaatcaatcaatcaaataaaacatgaaaggaAAGACTGAAATGAATAGTTTTGCTCATGAAGATGGGGATGGATTCTCCTGTTTTAGTGTATACGTCATATAAACAcatgaatgaagaaataaactaataaaaacattcatatattattaatttacagGTAGAGGTCATGatccattcattaatttattttgagtaaatttattcattttattttaacttacatttacaatacaaacaaacattctgttcactctttcttttgcattaaagagaaaaataatacTTAAATACTTAATTTTGGAAGAGCTCCATGTCCTTGGAGTTATAGCCAGTTGGTTTTTAACTCTGGGAAAACCTGGGCCTCTACAAGTCTTTGAGGAAATAATTTACAGTGCTTACGGTTGGCAGGGAAAAGCTTAGTTGTTAAATGTAGCATCTGTGGACTGGTATTCCATTGTGCTGCAGGAGAAACTGGTCTAAGAAGTCCAAGAAAATGTCACGAACAGTCCAAATGAGTCGACTATCAAAAAGATTTACAACACACTGCTTTTCTAATTTATAGACCGTACTGTGTCTTTTCTGTCATTAGCAACCAGTACTATATACTGAacattaaagaaatatttaaagtaCAAAATGTAGAGAAATGCTTAATAcaataaagtaatatttttcaacctaggttgaaaaatattactttatatatttaggGGTCCCTAGCTTTCTCAATGATGGTGAAAAAATCATTGGTTTGACCCTACTCTTTCCCCCAGAGAAGCTTTTGGAAGAACACATCATTCTTCTTGAGGTTTTTCTCCTAGGTGAAAGTACACTTCCCCCCATTGTGAAGAACACATCATTCTCTTAGAGACATGAAGCAccttttggtgtgtgtgtgtatgtgtgtgtgtgtgtgtgtaatatatgaaATGacaattttctttaaaaagtatTGTCCATAGGAGTCAACTCCAGAGTGTTGGTACTGAGACTGGATGAAAATCTATAGCATTACTAGTAAGGGCCTAGGTCCTGGGTCCATCTCTCCCAAGCATGGCTATACTGAGGTATAGATTTGTCATGCTTCCCACATATGTGACGGACCGTCAAAAAGAAGGAATGAGCAGGGTATGGAAGTGTCGGCAGCTTGTGAAGTATTTCCTCCATGCTCTTAGGGACTGTAACCCCAGAGGATCTAAAGCCATGGCCCTAAGGGGGTCCTGTTCCCTTGTGGTGAGCTCATGTGTCTATTTAATGCTACAGACTCAGTGGAGACTCTTCAGAAAAGACCTCCCCCCTCCTTGAGGAAAAGCTTTTAGGCTTAGCAGGGGAGACAGACATCCAGACTGAGGGACAAAAGCAGAGGAAACAGCAAATAAAGGAGCAATACACATTCTGTGCTGTCACAAAGTGGCAAGCAGTAATTAGGAAAGTGATTATTTAACAGTTATACATTGTTTCTTTTAAGTGCTACTCATTTGAAAATCTAATTGGTTTGTAGCCCCAGACTGCCCCAGTATATACTCCATACAGTGGCTACTTAACATGAACATGGCCATGTTTTAAAATAGGCTTAGTTCAGAATCTCTGATTCAACAGGACACTAGGTGTCACTTTCATACCATGAAGAAGGGTCAAtgtaaatgttttcctttgaaaGAGATGAAAGGCAGGACCTGAGAATTTTGAGACTGAAGCTTGTAGCACTGAGAGGGAACGACAGAGACTTAGAGGGTAAAACAAAAGCAAGATGAACAGCAAATATAGATTAACTGTATCTAGCACCTCTTTTGCAGTGTATCCCCGGTGGCAGGTTTCCTCATTTCCATAAAACTCCTCTGCCTTCATCTGACACGGCAGAAAACATATACTCAAAAATGGAGAAGCCTGATTGTCTGGAATTTTCTCCAGACCCTCCCTGCTTTGGGAGATGTTATCCAGGAACAGCACATAGCAACGATTTGTGAACGTATGTTTACATAGACTGTATTTCTGTTTGCTTACTTTGTTAAGAATAGCTTTTATATTACCGTCAGTGCTGTTCTTTATAATTCCAATTAGGAATCACTGTAATTGCTACTCCCAGATTATGTAGAGAATGAGGGAAAATTGGGCTGGCCAACCAGCCTCTCTAGCTACAGTGGACAGAGCATACCCACAGTGTGTAGTAGTGTGCCCTGCCCACACCGGGTTGAGATTAAATAGCCCAAAACAGAAAGCTtgaaaaatacagatgaataTAATTCTTAAATATGACTGCTAccgttttttttaaagctacacTGCATATATTTTCCAGTGTAAGGTATTAGAGAGTCCTGAGAATGTCATTGAGTTGGTTACGGTTGTTTGGGttaaaataagtgttttttttttctaaatattaatataatgtaaaatcACCCTTATGTTTAAACATTACTTCAAGTTAAAACTTGAAGggcaaataataattaacaataGACAATTTAACAGTTTAggagttagcattagcatatggCTTTGTCTTACAGGAGATAGTGGATATGGTGTTTcacatattttatacatttcacCAAAGGATTTGGCAGCTACAATTCCTTTAGCAAAAAGGGGATTAAAAGAGCTCTAATGTAAATGTAGGATTCCTATCCCATATGTTGTTATGCAAATTCAAAGCAAAGAATGTGGCTGAGGCTAATATATTTTGTGGGGTTTTGTAACAGGAGAAAAACGGCCTTGGGTTTGTGGTcatctctttggtttgttttacTGGACACAGGGTGGGTAAATGTCTTGTGGCTGTGTTGTCATCCCCCTGGAAACTGTGATTTTAGCAAATGTTTTTAGCTGGTAGCAACAGGCAAGCTCAGCGTGCCAAACAAAACAATTTCTTGATTTCTCACAAGTTCTTTggagaggtcaggtactgatactGGATTAGGTTTGGTTCACAAAAGCCACTTTAACTCATCCCAGAAGAACTGGACAGAATTCCATTCCTCCCGGGAACATAGCTCCATTGCTGTGCACCCCAAAGAAATGGAGCTCTAGCCCACGTTTGGATTTGAGCacagtgaccttaggctcatgtgcagctgctttgaTGGAGATCAAATTACCTtacagtagctgaattcactaattaaagGGAAGGTCTAAAATATTGCGGACATACCGTTTAGTCATAAAGAGCCGTGTTAACAGAGTAAAGTGGGTCCACCTGCTGGTCATCAGCTGTAAGGACAGGATGTAAACACTGCTCAGGCTTCAGAAGTGTGAAGACAATGGTGTTTATGATGTCTACATCCTTGGGGTCAGTACACACAATAAAGCAGTGCATTTCTCATCAACACAGCTTTTTATGTAAGGTT from Hoplias malabaricus isolate fHopMal1 chromosome 2, fHopMal1.hap1, whole genome shotgun sequence encodes the following:
- the oafb gene encoding out at first protein homolog → MNPREISPLSLLLSVALLLLLSSSGSGSELRVLVRLGDGQISEEIIEADSERDIISVELKQADGALITFLADFKQHVKILRALVLGEPERGQTQYQALCFITALEHGEIIPSEAMVRLRQKNPHIVRMAEDKRGVEQMTVNVAVNLTSAWRLSSHIHNICRDAQDFVYTREQDVKLWLEKGVDGSIFEAMPPKPEDPVMQICSSTADPWQPCTCSYTLRLEWYPCVLKYCRGHGPSPYKCGIKSCSKGYRFDFYTPHKQLCMWDEDE